Part of the Planococcus plakortidis genome is shown below.
CCAGCTCAAAGCTGAATGCTTCGATAATATGTTGTTGTTCCGGCTCGCTCATGCTGTTCCAGAACATCGTAGCTTGTGAGAAATGGTCTTTAAAGCTGTCGCTGCGCTTGCGCACTTTACGGCCTTCCACTTTCTCCTGGTAATGGACGTATCCACCGTCCGCTTCGCTGACCGGTGCCGGCGTGTGGTTGGTGAAGGAACTCTTTTGATAAGATACTTTTCCTTTATTGATCGTCTGGCGGCCATAGCCATCGCGTTGATTGTTGTGGAACGGGCAAACGGCGCGGTTGATCGGCAGCTCATGAAAATTAGGCCCACCCAGGCGGATCAATTGCGTATCCGTATAAGAGAATAAACGGCCTTGGAGAAGTGGATCATTCGAGAAATCGATTCCAGGTACTACATGGCCTGGATGGAATGCCACTTGCTCGGTCTCCGCAAATACGTTGTCCACATTGCGGTTCAAGGTCATCTTGCCGACGATGTGAATCGGGATCTCTTCTTGTGGCCACATCTTTGTCGCATCAAGCAAATCAAAATCGAATTTGTGCTCGTCTTCTTCCGGAACGATCTGGACGCCCAGTTCGTATTCCGGATAATCACCGTTTTCAATGGCTTCGTGCAAATCTGCGCGGTGGAAGTCCGGATTCTTCCCGTTTATTTTTTGAGCCTCATCCCATACGACTGAGTGAACCCCAAGCGTCGATTTCCAAGTGAATTTCACGAAATGGGATTTTCCTTCCGCATTGACGAAGCGGAATGCATGGACCCCGAACCCGTCCATCGTCCGGAAGCTTCTCGGAATGGCGCGGTCGGACATTGTCCACATGACCATATGGGCCGATTCCTGATTGTTCGCCACGAAATCCCAGAATGTATCGTGCGCTGTAGCCGCTTGTGGAATTTCGTTGTGCGGCTCCGGTTTGATCGCGTGCACCAAATCCGGAAACTTGATGGCGTCCTGAATGAAGAATACCGGGATATTATTACCGACTAAATCGTAATTACCTTCCTCGGTATAGAATTTCGTTGAAAACCCGCGTGCGTCCCGCGCTAACTCCCCTGAGCCCCGCGAGCCGGCTACTGTAGAAAAACGGACAAAGACCGGCGTTTTCTTGCCTTTTTCCGACAAGAACTTCGCTTTCGTCAAATGCTCAAGCGACTCATAAGCTTCGAATTCGCCGTGTGCCGCAAATCCGCGCGCATGGACTACGCGCTCTGGAATGCGCTCGTGGTCGAAATGGGTCATTTTTTCCCGGAAATGAAAGTCCTCCATCAAAGTCGGCCCACGCTCACCCGCTTTTAAAGAAAATTCATCTTCCGATAATTTCAATCCTTGATTCGTCGTCAAATCCTTGCCGCTATCGTCTGAACGGTACTGCTCCAATTGTTCGTTCTTGCTGTTTTCATCGACTTTGTTATGATCTTTCGACATCGTCTCACTCCTCTTTCTAATTTCTTACATTACCCCTTCTCTACCCCCTCACTCGGCTTAGAAACAAATTAATGGAAAAATCATTTAAAACGCGAAAAAAGGCCTTGCAATGTGTGGGGTTCATTGCAAGACCTTAGGCTAGACACAACCGGGATTTAGAAAATGCTTAAATCCCATTCTTTTGAAATTTGCCGCAGCATCATCGTTCCGGCAGCGCTGTTTCCTTGCACGTCAATCGCCGGCCCGTAGACGCCGATGCCCGCTCCCGCCCGGAATTCATAGGTTTGGGAATGGAGCTTCGGCGGAACGGCAGCCATGATGCCGCCTGACACGCCGCTTTTCGCCGGAATGCCGACATGCGCCGCGAAATTCCCTGACGAATTATACATGCCGCAAGTGACCATCAACACTTTCGTCACTTGGGCGATTTCTTCGGAAAAGTGCTTCACTTTGGTGATCGGGTTGTAGCCATCATAGGCGAGGATCAACCCGAGAAGCGCCAAGTCCTTTACCGATACTTTGATCGCGCATTGGCTAATATAAATGTCGAGTGCTTCTTCCACTTCGAGTTCCAGGAAGTTCGCCTCTTTCAAGTAATAAGCGAGCGCGCGGTTGCGGTGTGAAGTCGCCCATTCCGAATCGTAGACTTCCTTATCGATTTCGATCGGGTGGCCGAGCAGCTCTTCGAGAAAGCCCTTTAAGTACTCGAACTTCTTTTGGGCATTCTGTCCCGGCAACAAGGAGGAAATTGTAATGGCTCCCGCGTTGATGAATGGGTTGAATGGTTTGTTCGGCCGGTGAA
Proteins encoded:
- a CDS encoding catalase, whose protein sequence is MSKDHNKVDENSKNEQLEQYRSDDSGKDLTTNQGLKLSEDEFSLKAGERGPTLMEDFHFREKMTHFDHERIPERVVHARGFAAHGEFEAYESLEHLTKAKFLSEKGKKTPVFVRFSTVAGSRGSGELARDARGFSTKFYTEEGNYDLVGNNIPVFFIQDAIKFPDLVHAIKPEPHNEIPQAATAHDTFWDFVANNQESAHMVMWTMSDRAIPRSFRTMDGFGVHAFRFVNAEGKSHFVKFTWKSTLGVHSVVWDEAQKINGKNPDFHRADLHEAIENGDYPEYELGVQIVPEEDEHKFDFDLLDATKMWPQEEIPIHIVGKMTLNRNVDNVFAETEQVAFHPGHVVPGIDFSNDPLLQGRLFSYTDTQLIRLGGPNFHELPINRAVCPFHNNQRDGYGRQTINKGKVSYQKSSFTNHTPAPVSEADGGYVHYQEKVEGRKVRKRSDSFKDHFSQATMFWNSMSEPEQQHIIEAFSFELGKCDSIDIRQQVVDMYANVNLKLAQEIAGNIGVKAPQTGTTDTSKKSPALSQENTVKSAKTRKVGVIVAPDFNGKEVMEVLEQLESKGLQYEIISEKQGKLDAGNGKQLKIDHTFTTADPVLFDAIYAVGGPDVSKKFARNTAYYVTEAFGHFKPIGATHEGKKWLDANGYTGEPGVVTDDSMKGFADSFIEAITAHRHWTREV
- a CDS encoding glutaminase, which gives rise to MAVQNNPRITEQLEAWVKENKGHAVLGTTAQYIPALGKVDPGKLGICMVDEDGHYYCAGDTDTEFTLQSISKALTFVALSCHYGLEFVLERVDVEPTGEAFNSIVPFEIHRPNKPFNPFINAGAITISSLLPGQNAQKKFEYLKGFLEELLGHPIEIDKEVYDSEWATSHRNRALAYYLKEANFLELEVEEALDIYISQCAIKVSVKDLALLGLILAYDGYNPITKVKHFSEEIAQVTKVLMVTCGMYNSSGNFAAHVGIPAKSGVSGGIMAAVPPKLHSQTYEFRAGAGIGVYGPAIDVQGNSAAGTMMLRQISKEWDLSIF